The Mixophyes fleayi isolate aMixFle1 chromosome 1, aMixFle1.hap1, whole genome shotgun sequence genome includes a region encoding these proteins:
- the KATNAL2 gene encoding katanin p60 ATPase-containing subunit A-like 2 has product MELSYQAIKNASQSREADELRTEARRKNLLILIIHYLMQEGYVDSANTLEQETKLNLRRFEVCDNIDLETILMEYESYYYIKFQRYPKVTKKTADNDSKLYSKPHSGGRVRRTGSNSSQGLPRITNHNIVQRPTSRTHPRTSENTSNRETTRKENGSSSPPEVVEFGLNISAVNRGQTAPQRRGQIIDFRGMIQDAIKGSSNEIAMNSLNYNPDPSERLLKPVSAFIGANSEMRELAAVISRDIYLQNPSVRWDDIIGLDAAKRLVKEAVVYPIRYPQLFTGILSPWKGLLLYGPPGTGKTLLAKAVATECNTTFFNISASTIVSKWRGDSEKLVRVLFELARYHAPSTIFLDELESVMSQRGAGPGGEHEGSLRMKTELLVQMDGLSRSDDLVFVLAASNLPWELDCAMLRRLEKRILVDLPCKEARESMIRHWLPPVSNSGGVELRTELEYSVLGEETGGYSGSDIKLVCKEAAMRPVRKIFNALESHQPGSKDMPVIHLDTVTTSDFLEVLAHTKPSAKNLAQKYSAWQTEFESV; this is encoded by the exons TTATGTGGACTCGGCAAACACTCTGGAACAAGAAACCAAACTGAACCTGAGACGCTTTGAAGTTTGCGACAACATCGACCTGGAAACTATTCTCATGGAATATGAGAGTTATTACTATATCAAATTTCAGAGGTACCCCAAAGTCACCAAGAAGACTGCAGATAATG ACAGTAAACTGTATTCAAAGCCTCATAGTGGAGGAAGAGTGAGAAG AACAGGCAGTAACTCTTCCCAGGGTCTTCCAAGAATCACTAACCATAATATTGTGCAGCGCCCAACGTCCCGGACACACCCCAGAACATCAGAAAACACGTCTAACAGGGAGACCACCAGGAAG GAGAACGGCAGCAGCAGCCCCCCCGAGGTCGTAGAATTTGGACTAAATATTTCAGCAGTAAACAGAGGACAAACTGCACCACAAAGGAGG GGCCAGATAATTGACTTCCGTGGTATGATCCAGGACGCCATAAAAGGATCATCCAATGAGATCGCTATGAACAGTCTAAACTACAACCCTGACCCCTCC GAGCGGTTACTGAAGCCGGTCAGCGCCTTTATTGGAGCCAACAGCGAGATGAGAGAACTGGCGGCGGTTATAAGCCGG GACATCTATCTGCAAAACCCCAGCGTACGGTGGGATGACATCATCGGGCTTGACGCAGCCAAGCGATTGGTGAAGGAGGCTGTGGTGTACCCCATTAGG TACCCCCAGCTATTCACGGGAATCCTATCTCCTTGGAAGGGGCTGCTGCTGTACGGCCCACCAG GTACAGGGAAGACCTTACTGGCCAAGGCGGTGGCCACAGAATGTAACACCACGTTCTTTAACATTTCCGCCTCTACCATCGTCAGCAAGTGGAGGGGGGATTCCGAGAAACTTGTACGG GTGTTGTTTGAACTTGCCCGATACCACGCGCCGTCCACCATATTCCTGGATGAACTGGAGTCCGTGATGAGCCAGAGAGGAGCAGGACCGGG GGGCGAACACGAGGGAAGCCTCAGGATGAAGACGGAGTTGTTGGTCCAGATGGACGGCTTGTCGCGATCAGACGATCTGGTGTTTGTTTTAGCTGCCTCCAATCTGCCTTG GGAGCTGGACTGCGCCATGTTACGGCGGCTGGAGAAGAGGATCCTGGTGGATTTGCCGTGTAAAGAGGCCAGAGAGTCCATGATCCGGCACTGGCTGCCTCCCGTGAGTAACAGCGGCGGAGTGGAGCTGAGGACCGAGCTAGAGTACAGTGTGCTGGGAGAG GAAACGGGAGGTTACTCGGGATCGGATATTAAACTGGTCTGTAAAGAAGCCGCCATGAGGCCGGTGAGGAAAATATTCAATGCACTGGAGAGCCACCAGCCAG GGAGTAAGGATATGCCGGTTATTCACCTGGACACAGTCACCACGTCAGACTTTCTTGAGGTTTTAGCGCACACTAAGCCCTCCGCTAAGAATCTGGCGCAGAAGTACAGTGCCTGGCAGACGGAGTTTGAGTCTGTGTGA